The genomic interval ATTCTTCCCAGGAAGAACCTGCATACTGTATATTAATGTGTATGTTAGCACAAGATTAAAATGATCTCCAGGAAACTTAAAAGGTCCATAAATACCTCCTCGGTCGCATAAATACACCACTGCTCTAATTCTGCCAGTCCAGCTTTGACATATTCTCCATTGCTAAATGAACAGCACTCTCGTCGAAGAAGCAGACTACAAGATAAGGAGCATCTCAAAATCCCAACAGAAGGAGAGTACGTAGAACAGGTAAAGCAAAAACCAAATCTTACCTGTTAAACAACTGAACATTAATAAATGAGAAGATTTGAGTGAACACCTTGCTGATTAAGAATGAAGGGACCTGTTGCACATTTAATACAGCACAAGTTAATGTCAACTCAATCAAAATTGTATGTGAGAACACATTGCTTACGTACATAATTGGCTTTCAGAACATTCAAGTAGTTCGTTAGAATTTTCACAATGCTCTGCCAATGGGCAATCAGGGTTTGTTGGGCCAAGGCATTCGCTTGAGAACGAGATCCTTTAATTAGACTAGCACGAGATGTTCTCGGCGCCTGCAAAAAATAAGcatcacaaaaaaaacaaacctgaAGTTCACTCtctttttataaacaaataCCAAGCTAGTGCCCCCAATTCATACCTGGATGCAAAGACCAAGTAATGGGGATATTTCCTTCTTCAAGTTGTCTCTTATCATGCCATAGATTTTCTCAAGGAAAGCTGTAAGCTGCTGCTTGAAAAGCAGAGCAGGATACTTGGCTTCAACTTGACGAAGATCACCTATTCCTCCCATCAAGCGGCTAGCCAGAAAAGGACGGCCAGCACTCTGTGGTGAAGCTCTCATTCCCTTTTAATTTCAGAAATGGTGAATTAAAAGATATTCGGACTAGAAAATCCTAAGAGTAAAACAAACAGAGATGAAATATGTTTTACCGAAAACACCCGCCCAAATGATGCAGCAGAAGATCTTCGCCTCTGAGGTGTGAGTCCAGCTGCTCCAGTTGTTTTCAGTGTTCGTTGTAATAGTAGGAGTAATGTGGATGAATTGGAGAGCCAATATGCTAGTTTGTCGTTATTTTCCTGGGCCTTTGGAAAGTAAGAATTTAAACTTAGCTATATAGCAAATTAAGGATATAAAAAACATTAAGGGTAAACGAATTTTAAtctatactccatccatcccaaaaaaggACAACTTCTGGGGATGAATCTGACAGTATCCCcagaagttgtttttttttttggggggatgGAGGGTGCGAGTTATAGCAGCATTAAAAATTTTAAGCTCCAGTATTTCTGTTTTTCAATTTCTACAGCAAAAGCCTAAGATATCTGTAATAGGCAAACAGAATATCATATGCAGCTTTCCAACTTCCAAGAAAAAGGAGGTAAAGCGGAATGGACAagcaatatattatttattaccTCTATAGCAGTGCCTATTGTTTGAATTATACGGTCAAAAACACCAGTCCTTTCAACTTCGAATGATCTCCAATGCAGAAGGCATCTGTATATAAGGCAAGCAGCAATGGGCCTCCCACTGGAGAAACCTAGATCTTGTGATACACATTTGATCAGCATATCTTGGTTTTCCTGAAGCATAAAACAAATACAGGATGAAAAATAACTCACAATAGTCATAACTTCAGGGTCAAATAAACAGAGGTGTGAAATTTGCTTCAGGACAGAAATGTCAAACAAACAGAAAAACACACCTGTTGCTTCTCGTTGAGTGATTTTTGTGGCTTCTCCTCAGTCTCAGGCTCTTTAGGGTTGAGTGAGATAGGGGTGATATCCTATGCAGAGATACCAAATATCAGCAACTTTTGAATGAATATCAAATGCACAAATTATTCTTTCCACTTACAGGTAACGGTTTCACTTCTCCATACGGAGCTACACCATTCTCCGGAGTTTTAAGCTAACAAAGCACAATTGATTTGAAATATTAGACCATCAATGTGAAATTTGAAAAGAATTATATTAATACAGAATGCAAGTAGTCAGggtcatggaatacttggaagGGAGACTTAGGATATGCAGCTAATGATTTTGCCGTAGGAGAAATAGCAACAGCCTGTTGACGTAGCACTTTGTTCTCAGACTCCATGTTAGTTGCTTTCTCTTCCAGCCTGTGCTCAATTTTACATAAAGACCATTCAGAATGAAGAAAAAGGAGTTAATACAAGTATAAACAGAGGCATCATCCTTAACAAAAGAAAAGCATTACAAACAACGAAATGAAATAATGACAACTGATAGCGTTGTTTAGACTTCACCTCTGGACAGTATCCTGAAGTTGCTCAATCTTTTTCTCTGCACCTTCAAATTTCTTGATTAGTTCTTCATTTCTCCGTTCAGCTTCAGCATATTCTTTCTTTGCAGTTTCTGTTGCTTGCCTTTCTGTTTGCAGCAAAGCCTGAAAACATCACAGTCAGACGTAAGTTCAACTATAcaacaaacatatattttgaattCCAAATACACAGGGTCCACTACTGCCATCAGTCTTTTTTCTGAAGAGGGTGGCAAATTGTGGAAACGGGATTTCTAAGCGTATAGGGATTTCTTCAAACTTGACGTAAGTTCAACTATAcaacaaacatatattttgaattCCAAATACACAGGGTCCACTACTACCATCAGTCTTTTTCTGAAGAGGGTGGCAAATTGTGGAAATGGGATTTCTAAGCGTATAGGGATTTCTTCAAACTTAGCACACATAACAAAAACCACATGACCTCTTTTTCACTAAACACTTAATAACATTTTCTTCATAAGATAAGCAAAAGTATGGCATAAACCTTGCAAATTTTCACAAGGCAAGCTAATATTGTTGTCAATGAAAAATGCCTCAGCTAAAGATCATTTCATTAAAAGATCAGTGTAAAAATAAGGCTGTATTTATGCATGCACCAACTACTAGGAACCACTTTCAGATTCTACCATACCTTCAGTTGTTCAACCTCTGCTGTCAGTGAGTTAATCTTTTCCGTGTCTTCGACCAATACAGGGGTCTCTTTGATTACTGGAGGTGCCTCTTCTATTGCCTTTCTAGCTGCTTCTCTTTCCTTAACAATCATAGCCTTTGCTTCTTCAACTTGCTGTTGCATATCATGCAATGTCTCTTGCAGCTTAGCAATTTCCTGGGCTTTTGCTTCCTCAAGGTCAGTCTGCAAATTGAGAATGTTACACTTAAGCATCAAGTACCAAACTACCAAGCCCAAATAGTGTCACGTCAGCCTCAACATACCCTTAACCGCTTCTCCAGTCCAAGGCGCCATGTCAGTTCTTCAACACGCTTCTCAAGTTTATCCTTGGCCTCCTTAAGGGCCCCTGTTTCTCTCGCAGCCTGCAGACGATTCATGGATAAACACAACAATGACATATACTATGGTAAAGAATATTTGAAGATTGCAAAGGGATAACAAGCTACCATTTTTAGCTTTCTAAGCTCTCTTCTTGCAAGCCTTTGTCTCCATGCACACTGATAAGTAAGAGCTGCTCCTTGCAGATTCTTGTAATGTGCATAGTCTCTGTGGCAACGCCATCGAGCCTATGTTTAAAAATGCCATAACACAATATTACAATGTGTTTCATCAAAAAATATTACAATAAGTGTTTTAACAACAACAAAGGAAAACTACAAATAGAACAGAAACATGATGGACCTAAACTTCTCAAGCCATGGCATAATTTGTAAAATTGATGAAATACTATTACAAAACAATGTAATTGAAGCCGTACATACTTGGATATGGACAGCTGCTTTAGTTTCCTTTCTGAATCTGAACTCTTTGCGGGCAGACATTGCCCTTAATCCTGTCTGCAACGTGATTGCAGCCTCCTGTAGTTGTAAATAAGACACGCGAGCTTTGTGACGACGAACATTCTTTTGTATCTTCACTGCTGATGCTTCCCGCCTCATGCATTCGTATAATTTACGCGCCAAGGTCCCTagattacaaaaaaaaaaaagggaaaaggacaGCTGCATAAAATCTGTCCAGTGCTGCAGAAACTGCATTATACAGAAGGGGAGGAGTACCTCTAACGAAAGATTGTAGCTGTGTTGCTGATCTTCTGAGCGAAACAAACTGTTTCCGTGCAATATATGTAGAGATTTGTCTCTGTATAATTCTTGCTGCTCTTCCTAGCACTTCTGCTCTTCGTGCATCCAGATCAGCCATCTGTCCAGCTCTCAGAAATACCTTTGTTTTTCCGATCTGAAAGACAATCAAGAGATTATGTAAGAGCTAACCCAAAGACGACAACAATAAAACCTCAAAACGTGTATACACAGCATGCATCTTTTTCAAACATTGCTTTCACTGATTCTGTTAACACAATGGCGCAAACTCATGTATACACCATGGGCATTTGGCCTAGTTGCATGTATTACCTGGTAGTTCTCCAGCCCCATTTTTTCCAAAATCTTCTGGCATGCAATTTTATCATCATTGCTAGgtacaagaacaagataaaagtgAATAGCTTGaaacatcaaaaaaaaaaaaaacttatgcaACAAAAAACTATGTTTTCTATTCAACTGGATTTCTTACCTTCCTTCTAGAACTTCAGGAGCAAGAACACCAAAGCGATTAACAAATTCATAGAATGTTTTCCTTGTGGGATATCCAGCACAGCTGATCCTGATAGCTTCAAGAACACCCTGCATTTTGTCAGGATTAGTTCACCAGAAGCTAGCATAAAAACAATAATAGAACATGTGAATCTTACTCCGCATCGCAGTTGTTGTATAACATTTGTGTTCTCAAAAATGGCTGGCTTTAGGAGGTTATTTGGCTTCACACATCTAATATAATGGGGTTCTGTTGAGCTCAAGGTCTCCATGAGAGATTGAAGTTGCAGCTGAGAGTTGGACAGCAGGAATGTAAACACAAAAAAGGTCAGCAGCATTGTAAACAAGATATACTTTCCCAGATAGAAATAAAGCAAGACTTCTGCACTGAATTTTAATCATATTTATATTATCACATGAAATTATTTAGGAAGACAAATTGAATGGTATCATTAGCATGCAGCGAATCTATATATACTTTTACATGAATCAGAAGATTGACTGCACGATAACTTacattttgagacagagggaccGCCTTGTTTGACTTGCTAAGTTGCTAGAGGTTATAAATATAATTAGTGAAGACTTGAGCAATCTTTACAGATGTAAcaacaccattttttttctgtacgATATACATGCAGACCTAATGACTATGTCACTATGTATAGCAGGAGGAAGTGAGCAACAGTGTTGTCATACGCCGCCATTATGGCAACCAAAGGAGAGTACGAAGGGAAGGTCAGAAGGATATGTGAGAACTCACATGCTAGGAATTTTGAATAACACTGATGCAGCGACATACGTAGTACATAACATTTAAAAAGGATGCACGTATTAACTAGATAACTTCTGATACGATACATTGGTACCATTTTAAGGCTACAAACAAGGTAGGATGTGTAAATAAGTAAGGTGTATGCTACTACAAATTTTTCCAACCATATTGTGGAAGCTAGAACA from Oryza glaberrima chromosome 3, OglaRS2, whole genome shotgun sequence carries:
- the LOC127768888 gene encoding myosin-17-like; translation: MGTPVNIIVGSHVWVEDPNLAWIDGEVVSIKDNEVHVQTSNGKKVKTNKSKVFPKDMEAPPGGVDDMTRLSYLHEPGVLQNLATRYELNEIYTYTGSILIAVNPFQRLPHLYDTHMMEQYKGADFGELSPHVFAVADVAYRAMINEGKSNSILVSGESGAGKTETTKMLMRYLAHLGGRSGVEGRTVEQQVLESNPVLEAFGNAKTVRNNNSSRFGKFVEIQFDKTGRISGAAIRTYLLERSRVCQINTPERNYHCFYFLCAAPPEDTQRYKLADARSFHYLNQSSCIEVEGINDAEEYLATRRAMDIVGINEEEQEAIFRVVAAILHLGNINFAKGTEIDSSVIKDDKSRFHLNTAAELLKCNCDNLEKALITRVIVTPEEIITRTLDPASALVSRDALAKTIYSRLFDWIVEKINVSIGQDPNSKQLIGVLDIYGFESFKINSFEQLCINYTNEKLQQHFNQHVFKMEQEEYTREEINWSYIEFVDNQDVLDLIEKKGGLIALLDEACMFPRSTHETFAQKLYTTFKNNKRFAKPKLSRTDFTIVHYAGDVTYQADFFLDKNKDYVVAEHQDLLNASSCPFVAALFPALPEETAKSSKFSSIGSRFKLQLQSLMETLSSTEPHYIRCVKPNNLLKPAIFENTNVIQQLRCGGVLEAIRISCAGYPTRKTFYEFVNRFGVLAPEVLEGSNDDKIACQKILEKMGLENYQIGKTKVFLRAGQMADLDARRAEVLGRAARIIQRQISTYIARKQFVSLRRSATQLQSFVRGTLARKLYECMRREASAVKIQKNVRRHKARVSYLQLQEAAITLQTGLRAMSARKEFRFRKETKAAVHIQARWRCHRDYAHYKNLQGAALTYQCAWRQRLARRELRKLKMAARETGALKEAKDKLEKRVEELTWRLGLEKRLRTDLEEAKAQEIAKLQETLHDMQQQVEEAKAMIVKEREAARKAIEEAPPVIKETPVLVEDTEKINSLTAEVEQLKALLQTERQATETAKKEYAEAERRNEELIKKFEGAEKKIEQLQDTVQRLEEKATNMESENKVLRQQAVAISPTAKSLAAYPKSPFQLKTPENGVAPYGEVKPLPDITPISLNPKEPETEEKPQKSLNEKQQENQDMLIKCVSQDLGFSSGRPIAACLIYRCLLHWRSFEVERTGVFDRIIQTIGTAIEAQENNDKLAYWLSNSSTLLLLLQRTLKTTGAAGLTPQRRRSSAASFGRVFSGMRASPQSAGRPFLASRLMGGIGDLRQVEAKYPALLFKQQLTAFLEKIYGMIRDNLKKEISPLLGLCIQAPRTSRASLIKGSRSQANALAQQTLIAHWQSIVKILTNYLNVLKANYVPSFLISKVFTQIFSFINVQLFNSLLLRRECCSFSNGEYVKAGLAELEQWCIYATEEYAGSSWEELKHIRQAVGFLVIHQKPKKTLKEITNDLCPVLSIQQLYRISTMYWDDKYGTHTVSSEVISSMRIMMTEDSNNAVSSSFLLDDDSSIPFSVDDISKSMKEIEVTDVDMPPLIRENSGFTFLH